In Aliamphritea ceti, a single window of DNA contains:
- a CDS encoding SurA N-terminal domain-containing protein: MLQNIRDNSKGIVAKIIVGLIAVTFALFGVESLVSLTAGSNAPATVNGEEISERDVLQGADLQRRQLLTQMGENADPTLLDDNLIRKAVLEGLIEQEILRQSALSQDMTISDQQLDQLIVSTSDFQVNGQFDRQQYEAVLRNAGFSPLLYKELLLKDKLIEQERAGYLLSAFTTDEEAEQVVALDRQTRDFAVITLSAEAYKAQQNISADDINAYYQDNKSDFMTEEQVIIEYLLLNKQDLRAGIEVDEAELQSQFDQRLAAFQAQEEREISHILVELGDDESTAEAKANDLYAQLQAGADFADLARAESDDPGSADAGGDLGVYFQGMIPGAFDDTVNELGEGELSAPVRTDFGYHLVKVNKISNSEPPSFDSLKAQLVDEQLANKVESLYVEKLEQLADLTFSAGDLLEPSDELKLEIMTAPAFGRNGGSDELTSNQRVLRQAFDQELIQDGINSTPIELDSGRAMVLRVKEHIRPRQLAEDEVAEVIRARLIEQGASDALQADIDSELAGLRSGAERSSIQGSDWVVADQVNRASNEQLPQIVQQVFKMPQPADNAATYSSIDLLGGDKAIIALTKVNNADMQVLTTEERAAMRAMLAQRLGQFDYKALLKARQAVAEIERL; this comes from the coding sequence ATGCTTCAGAATATCCGAGATAATTCAAAAGGCATTGTCGCTAAAATCATCGTAGGCCTGATTGCTGTGACCTTTGCTTTGTTTGGTGTTGAGTCTTTAGTTAGCCTGACTGCCGGATCAAATGCGCCGGCTACTGTAAATGGCGAAGAGATCAGCGAGCGTGATGTGCTTCAGGGCGCTGATTTGCAACGTCGGCAGTTGTTGACCCAAATGGGTGAGAATGCCGATCCTACCTTATTAGATGATAATCTGATCCGTAAGGCTGTGCTGGAAGGTTTGATTGAGCAGGAAATTCTGCGTCAGTCAGCGCTAAGCCAGGATATGACTATTTCCGATCAGCAGCTTGATCAGCTGATTGTGAGCACGTCAGATTTTCAGGTGAATGGCCAGTTCGACCGTCAACAATATGAGGCGGTTTTGCGTAATGCTGGTTTTTCTCCATTGTTGTACAAAGAGCTGCTGCTTAAAGATAAATTAATAGAGCAGGAACGTGCCGGTTATTTGCTGTCTGCGTTCACTACGGATGAAGAAGCCGAGCAAGTTGTTGCTCTGGATCGTCAGACCCGTGACTTCGCAGTGATTACATTATCTGCTGAAGCGTATAAAGCACAGCAGAATATTAGCGCTGATGATATCAATGCTTACTATCAGGATAATAAGTCAGATTTCATGACTGAAGAGCAGGTTATCATTGAATACTTGCTGCTGAATAAGCAGGATTTACGTGCTGGTATTGAAGTTGACGAAGCTGAGCTGCAATCACAGTTTGATCAGCGTCTGGCTGCTTTCCAGGCTCAGGAAGAACGTGAGATCTCACATATTCTTGTTGAGCTGGGTGATGACGAATCTACTGCCGAAGCGAAAGCTAATGATCTGTACGCACAGTTACAGGCCGGTGCAGACTTTGCTGATTTGGCGCGTGCTGAGTCCGATGATCCGGGTTCTGCTGATGCCGGTGGTGATCTGGGCGTTTACTTCCAGGGTATGATCCCAGGTGCTTTTGATGACACCGTTAATGAACTGGGTGAAGGTGAGTTGTCTGCGCCTGTACGTACTGATTTTGGCTACCATTTGGTTAAAGTTAATAAAATCAGTAATTCTGAGCCGCCAAGTTTTGATTCCCTGAAAGCACAGTTGGTTGATGAGCAACTGGCTAACAAAGTTGAGTCTCTGTACGTTGAAAAGCTTGAACAGTTAGCTGACCTGACATTCTCTGCGGGTGATTTACTGGAGCCGTCTGATGAGCTGAAGCTGGAAATTATGACAGCGCCTGCTTTTGGTCGTAACGGTGGCTCTGATGAGCTGACAAGCAATCAGCGTGTATTGCGTCAGGCATTTGATCAGGAATTAATTCAGGATGGTATTAACAGTACTCCGATTGAGTTGGATTCCGGTCGCGCAATGGTGTTGCGGGTTAAAGAGCACATTCGTCCACGTCAGTTGGCGGAAGATGAAGTAGCTGAAGTTATTCGTGCGCGTTTGATTGAGCAGGGTGCTTCTGATGCGTTGCAGGCTGATATTGATTCTGAATTGGCTGGCTTGCGAAGTGGTGCTGAGCGCAGCAGTATTCAGGGCTCGGACTGGGTTGTTGCTGATCAGGTGAATCGCGCCAGTAATGAACAACTGCCTCAAATAGTGCAGCAAGTGTTTAAGATGCCTCAGCCGGCAGATAATGCAGCTACTTATAGCAGTATTGATCTGTTAGGTGGCGATAAGGCGATTATTGCGCTGACTAAGGTTAACAATGCTGATATGCAAGTACTGACGACAGAGGAGCGTGCAGCGATGCGGGCGATGCTGGCGCAGCGTTTGGGTCAGTTTGATTATAAAGCGCTGTTAAAGGCGCGTCAGGCGGTTGCTGAAATAGAACGCCTGTAA
- a CDS encoding LysR family transcriptional regulator, translating to MTHDQLKAFIAVVDHGSFRAAANAIYKTQPSISAAVRNLETQFELQLLDRESYRPSLTEAGRAFYQQAKQLISQTEELEQLGHQLAHQSTPTLHITISATFSQLPKQETIRDFCQQRPDMRLTINTEHLSGVLEQLHTDTSDLAIGPHTGLDDRFEFTVIDETETLTVATRDFISRSDIPRSENGKPENQISPHYFRNLAQILITDSGSVPIPHKHVIPGGQTWYVNDYHMKKTLLMAGMGWARMPRHMIEAELKSGELQQLDISNYPSRLLNPIYLIRLKNRLHSPQAQQLWQLLISDRQQ from the coding sequence ATGACGCATGACCAGCTAAAAGCATTTATTGCTGTTGTAGATCATGGCAGCTTTCGTGCAGCAGCCAACGCAATCTACAAAACACAACCAAGTATCAGCGCCGCCGTCCGAAACCTTGAAACACAGTTTGAATTGCAATTACTGGATCGAGAAAGCTATCGGCCAAGCCTGACCGAAGCTGGCCGCGCGTTCTATCAGCAGGCGAAGCAGCTGATCAGCCAAACTGAAGAACTCGAACAACTGGGACATCAGCTTGCACACCAGAGCACACCCACTCTCCACATCACAATTAGCGCAACGTTTAGCCAACTGCCGAAACAGGAAACAATCCGCGACTTTTGCCAGCAACGTCCCGATATGCGCCTGACAATCAACACTGAACATTTATCAGGCGTTCTGGAGCAATTGCATACCGATACTTCCGACCTTGCTATAGGCCCGCACACAGGCCTGGACGATCGCTTTGAATTTACCGTCATTGACGAAACCGAAACTCTGACAGTAGCAACCCGGGATTTTATATCCCGTTCAGATATTCCCAGATCGGAAAACGGCAAACCAGAGAATCAGATTAGCCCGCACTATTTTCGTAATCTTGCGCAGATATTAATTACTGACAGCGGCTCTGTACCGATACCTCACAAACATGTCATCCCAGGAGGTCAAACCTGGTATGTAAACGACTATCACATGAAAAAAACCTTGCTCATGGCCGGCATGGGCTGGGCTCGCATGCCCCGCCACATGATTGAAGCAGAACTTAAATCCGGAGAGTTACAACAACTGGATATCAGTAACTACCCATCCAGATTGCTTAATCCGATCTATCTGATACGACTGAAAAACAGACTTCACAGCCCACAGGCGCAGCAATTATGGCAGCTACTAATCTCTGACCGGCAACAGTAG
- a CDS encoding HU family DNA-binding protein has product MNKSELIDAIAASADIPKAAAGRALDATLESISGALQKNDSVALVGFGTFSVKERAARTGRNPQTGQPIEIAAATLPTFKPGKALKDAVNK; this is encoded by the coding sequence GTGAATAAATCTGAACTGATTGATGCAATCGCGGCTTCTGCTGATATTCCTAAAGCGGCTGCTGGTCGCGCACTGGACGCAACTCTAGAATCTATCTCTGGCGCTTTGCAGAAGAATGATTCTGTTGCTCTGGTTGGTTTTGGCACATTCAGTGTTAAAGAGCGTGCAGCACGTACTGGTCGTAATCCACAGACTGGTCAGCCAATTGAGATTGCTGCTGCTACTCTGCCTACTTTCAAGCCTGGTAAGGCTCTGAAGGATGCTGTAAACAAGTAA
- a CDS encoding sulfite exporter TauE/SafE family protein, with product MGFELIVLTVAGFLTGFSKFSVGGMGLLILPVLMLAFPGTSALGIIVPLFMITDVLTMWPYRRGADWQLIAKLLPTMLAGILAGSLLLTDIDVQLFSLLLGGLILLALLLGMLLDRMGSGWLRKPLVVAVMGFFTGIIGLLANAAGPLVSLFLLEQKLSKRNYVSTRCWMASLTNLAKVPVLMYLGLLTQESVEISLLAIPGLLLGGLIGYCFLNAVSAAQFKWIIRGLAALAATKLLFFS from the coding sequence GTGGGATTTGAGCTGATTGTTTTAACTGTAGCAGGTTTTTTGACGGGGTTTTCTAAGTTCTCTGTTGGTGGCATGGGGTTGTTGATATTACCTGTCCTGATGTTAGCGTTTCCTGGTACCAGTGCGTTAGGCATTATAGTGCCGCTGTTTATGATTACAGATGTGTTGACCATGTGGCCATATCGTCGTGGTGCCGACTGGCAGCTAATCGCTAAGCTGCTGCCAACGATGCTTGCAGGTATTTTGGCAGGTAGCCTGCTGCTAACAGATATAGATGTGCAGCTGTTTTCATTGCTTTTGGGTGGATTGATTTTGCTGGCTTTGTTGCTGGGTATGTTGCTTGACCGAATGGGTTCGGGCTGGTTGCGTAAGCCGTTAGTGGTTGCGGTCATGGGGTTCTTCACCGGGATTATTGGCTTGTTGGCTAATGCTGCCGGGCCTTTAGTGAGTTTGTTTTTGCTGGAACAGAAATTAAGTAAGCGTAATTATGTATCGACACGTTGCTGGATGGCGTCTCTGACAAATCTGGCGAAAGTGCCGGTGCTAATGTATCTGGGTTTGCTGACTCAGGAATCAGTCGAAATAAGTTTGCTGGCAATTCCGGGTTTGCTGTTAGGTGGTCTGATAGGTTACTGCTTTTTAAATGCAGTGAGTGCTGCGCAGTTTAAGTGGATAATTCGTGGTCTGGCAGCGTTGGCGGCCACTAAATTGCTGTTTTTTAGCTGA
- the nfuA gene encoding Fe-S biogenesis protein NfuA has product MNITVTESAEIYLAELLEKQNVEGIAVRMFVTQPGTPYAETCLAYCRPEEVVADDEVLELTRVNFYFELNSLPYLEEATVDYATDRMGGQLTIKAPNAKVPKVSADSPMDEQITYILYSDINPGLASHGGEVKLVELVEEEAGHIAILQFGGGCQGCSAVDMTLKDGVEKTLVERIPGLIGVRDVTDHTVRDNAYYK; this is encoded by the coding sequence ATGAATATTACGGTTACTGAGTCGGCTGAAATTTATCTGGCCGAACTGTTGGAAAAACAGAACGTTGAAGGCATTGCCGTGCGTATGTTCGTAACCCAGCCAGGTACCCCATACGCTGAAACGTGTCTGGCATATTGCCGACCAGAAGAAGTCGTTGCTGACGATGAAGTGTTAGAGCTAACAAGGGTTAATTTTTATTTTGAGCTTAATAGTCTGCCTTATCTTGAAGAAGCAACAGTTGATTACGCGACTGACCGCATGGGCGGCCAGCTGACGATTAAAGCGCCAAACGCTAAAGTGCCTAAAGTTTCTGCTGATAGCCCTATGGATGAACAGATTACTTACATCCTGTATTCAGATATTAATCCGGGCCTTGCTTCCCATGGTGGTGAAGTAAAATTGGTTGAGTTAGTAGAAGAAGAAGCCGGTCATATTGCTATTCTGCAGTTTGGCGGTGGTTGCCAGGGTTGTAGTGCTGTTGATATGACGCTGAAAGATGGCGTAGAGAAAACCTTGGTTGAACGTATTCCGGGTCTTATAGGTGTGCGTGATGTAACCGATCATACGGTACGTGATAACGCTTATTACAAGTAA
- the lon gene encoding endopeptidase La: protein MAPLENNTEITTTLPVLPLRDVVVYPHMVIPLFVGREKSIKALESAMAQNKEILLVAQKNASDDEPVGSDLFSVGTVASVLQMLKLPDGTVKVLVEGDYRAKVETLNEDGEYFTADISVLPVAELNPAEGDIYKRTALDQFERFVQVNKKIPSEVLSSLSSIDEVGRLADTIAAHMALKLDEKQSILEMLDDRARLEHLMALMEAEIDLVEVEKRIRGRVKKQMEKSQREYYLNEQMKAIQKELGDLDENGTTDIEELKKRIDEAGMPKEAYDKTINEFNKLKMMSPMSAEATVVRSYVDWMLQIPWAKRSKVRHDMKRAEKILNEDHYGLEEVKDRILEYLAVQKRVRKLKGPILCLVGPPGVGKTSLGRSIARATNREYVRMALGGVRDEAEIRGHRRTYIGSLPGKLIQKMAKVGVRNPLFLLDEIDKMGMDQRGDPASALLEVLDPEQNSTFNDHYLEVDYDLSDVMFVCTSNSMNIPGPLLDRMEIIRIPGYTEDEKLNIAKKYLVPKQMKTNGLKANELEIADNAVLDLVRYYTREAGVRGLEREISKVCRKVIKEITLADMKSANITVDSENLEQYSGVRKFNFGIAEEEDRIGQVTGLAWTSVGGDILTIESAVVPGKGRQVHTGSLGDVMKESIQAALTVVRNRAESLGIADEFHEKNDIHIHVPEGATPKDGPSAGIGMCTALVSVLTNIPVKSDVAMTGEITLRGQVLPIGGLKEKLLAAHRGGIKTVIIPHENTRDLKEIPDNIKADLSICPVKWIDEVLEVALKFQPEPLKKAEKPSVSSKKKQAKTESGQIKTH from the coding sequence ATGGCACCACTCGAGAATAATACTGAGATCACTACCACGCTTCCGGTTTTACCTCTGCGCGATGTTGTTGTTTACCCGCATATGGTTATCCCCCTGTTTGTCGGCCGCGAAAAATCTATTAAGGCCCTTGAATCTGCGATGGCGCAGAACAAAGAAATTCTGTTGGTTGCACAAAAGAATGCTTCCGATGATGAGCCGGTCGGTAGCGACCTGTTCTCTGTCGGTACTGTTGCCAGCGTGCTGCAAATGCTGAAATTGCCGGACGGCACAGTAAAAGTTCTGGTTGAAGGCGACTACCGTGCGAAGGTAGAAACACTGAATGAAGATGGTGAGTACTTCACTGCTGATATTTCAGTACTGCCTGTTGCTGAGTTAAACCCTGCTGAAGGGGATATTTACAAGCGTACCGCGCTGGATCAGTTTGAGCGTTTTGTTCAGGTGAACAAAAAGATTCCTTCAGAAGTGCTGAGCTCTCTGTCCAGTATTGATGAGGTTGGCCGTCTGGCTGACACTATCGCTGCCCATATGGCGCTTAAGCTGGATGAAAAGCAAAGTATTCTGGAAATGCTGGATGACCGGGCCCGCCTGGAGCATCTGATGGCGCTGATGGAAGCGGAAATCGACCTGGTTGAGGTTGAGAAGCGCATTCGTGGCCGCGTTAAGAAGCAGATGGAAAAAAGCCAGCGTGAGTATTATCTGAACGAGCAGATGAAAGCGATTCAGAAAGAGCTGGGCGATCTGGATGAAAATGGCACTACCGATATCGAAGAGCTGAAAAAGCGTATCGATGAAGCGGGTATGCCAAAAGAAGCATACGATAAGACCATTAATGAATTTAATAAGCTGAAGATGATGTCACCGATGTCAGCTGAAGCAACTGTTGTACGCAGTTACGTTGACTGGATGCTGCAGATCCCATGGGCGAAGCGCAGCAAGGTCCGTCACGATATGAAGCGTGCGGAAAAAATCCTTAACGAAGACCATTACGGTCTGGAAGAAGTTAAAGACCGTATTCTTGAGTATTTGGCGGTACAGAAGCGGGTTCGTAAGCTTAAAGGTCCGATTTTATGCCTTGTAGGACCTCCGGGTGTAGGTAAAACCTCGCTGGGACGTTCTATTGCCCGTGCGACAAACCGTGAATATGTCCGGATGGCGTTAGGTGGTGTGCGTGATGAAGCCGAAATTCGTGGCCATCGTCGTACATACATCGGTTCGCTGCCAGGTAAGCTGATCCAGAAAATGGCGAAAGTAGGTGTACGTAACCCACTGTTCCTGCTGGATGAAATTGACAAAATGGGTATGGATCAGCGTGGTGATCCTGCATCAGCATTGCTGGAAGTACTTGATCCGGAACAGAACAGTACTTTCAATGATCATTATCTGGAAGTGGATTACGATCTCTCAGATGTAATGTTTGTCTGTACCTCTAACTCGATGAATATTCCGGGTCCGTTACTGGACCGTATGGAGATTATTCGCATCCCGGGTTACACCGAAGATGAAAAGTTAAACATTGCTAAGAAATACCTGGTTCCTAAGCAGATGAAGACCAATGGTCTGAAAGCTAACGAGCTGGAAATTGCTGATAATGCTGTGCTTGATTTGGTGCGTTACTACACCCGTGAAGCAGGTGTTCGTGGTCTGGAGCGTGAAATTTCTAAAGTATGCCGTAAGGTGATTAAAGAGATCACACTTGCTGATATGAAGAGCGCCAACATTACGGTTGATTCTGAAAACCTCGAGCAATACAGTGGTGTGCGCAAGTTCAACTTCGGCATTGCTGAAGAAGAGGATCGTATCGGTCAGGTAACGGGTCTGGCGTGGACGTCAGTCGGCGGTGATATTCTGACCATAGAATCCGCTGTGGTGCCTGGTAAGGGGCGTCAGGTGCATACCGGTTCTCTGGGTGATGTCATGAAGGAGTCTATCCAGGCGGCTCTGACAGTCGTGCGTAACCGTGCTGAGTCTCTGGGGATCGCTGACGAGTTCCACGAGAAGAATGATATCCATATTCACGTACCTGAAGGCGCGACGCCGAAAGACGGCCCGAGTGCAGGTATTGGTATGTGTACAGCGCTGGTATCGGTATTAACGAATATTCCTGTTAAGTCCGATGTGGCAATGACAGGTGAGATTACATTGCGCGGACAGGTGCTGCCAATTGGTGGTCTGAAAGAGAAATTACTGGCTGCTCACCGCGGTGGTATTAAGACGGTTATTATTCCGCATGAAAATACCCGTGACCTGAAAGAAATTCCTGATAACATTAAGGCTGATTTAAGTATCTGTCCTGTTAAATGGATCGACGAAGTGCTTGAAGTTGCACTGAAATTTCAGCCGGAACCGTTAAAAAAGGCTGAAAAACCAAGCGTATCGTCAAAGAAAAAGCAAGCAAAAACTGAGTCCGGACAAATAAAAACGCATTAA